Proteins from a genomic interval of Lysobacter stagni:
- the xerC gene encoding tyrosine recombinase XerC translates to MAARSSTTRAAPSQDSEVPMRDADVDAFLAHLQVERRMSAHTLDAYQRDLLALSGWAMGEGVSVATLHTEQVRGFIAAEHRRGLSPKSLQRRLSACRSLYAWLVKQGRVAASPAASIRSPKAPRKLPQVLDPDEAKALVEVPTDAPLGLRDRALLELFYSSGLRLSELCALRWRDVDIADALVSVLGKGSKQRSVPIGSHARNALAQWRASTGANNDAPVFPGRGDGPITPRAVQLRLRHLAQQQGLFKRVHPHLLRHSFASHILESSGDLRGVQELLGHADIATTQIYTHLDYQHLAKVYDAAHPRAKRKG, encoded by the coding sequence ATGGCAGCCAGGTCTTCGACGACACGCGCCGCGCCATCGCAGGACAGCGAAGTCCCGATGCGCGATGCGGACGTCGACGCGTTCCTCGCGCACCTGCAGGTGGAACGACGCATGTCCGCGCACACGCTCGATGCCTACCAGCGCGACCTGCTGGCGCTGAGCGGATGGGCCATGGGCGAAGGCGTCAGCGTCGCCACGCTCCACACCGAACAGGTGCGCGGTTTCATCGCCGCCGAGCATCGCCGCGGGTTGTCGCCCAAGAGCCTGCAGCGCCGCCTTTCCGCGTGCCGCAGTCTGTATGCGTGGCTGGTGAAGCAGGGGCGCGTCGCCGCCAGTCCCGCCGCCTCGATACGCTCGCCCAAGGCGCCGCGCAAATTGCCGCAGGTGCTCGATCCGGACGAGGCCAAGGCGCTGGTCGAAGTGCCCACCGATGCACCGCTGGGACTGCGCGATCGGGCGCTGCTGGAACTGTTCTATTCATCCGGGCTGCGACTGTCGGAACTGTGCGCGTTGCGCTGGCGCGACGTGGACATCGCCGATGCGCTGGTCAGCGTGCTCGGCAAGGGCAGCAAGCAGCGCAGCGTGCCGATCGGTTCGCACGCACGGAACGCGCTGGCGCAATGGCGCGCTTCGACCGGCGCGAACAACGACGCTCCCGTCTTTCCCGGCCGCGGCGATGGGCCCATCACGCCGCGCGCCGTGCAGCTGCGCCTGCGCCACCTCGCGCAGCAGCAGGGCCTGTTCAAACGCGTTCACCCGCACCTGTTGCGGCATTCCTTCGCCAGCCACATCCTGGAATCCTCCGGCGACCTGCGCGGCGTGCAGGAACTGCTGGGCCACGCCGACATCGCGACCACCCAGATCTACACGCACCTGGACTACCAGCATCTGGCCAAGGTGTACGACGCCGCGCACCCGCGCGCGAAGCGCAAGGGCTGA
- a CDS encoding DUF3079 domain-containing protein translates to MAKNFPLNPTHPERICWGCDRYCPAQSLACGNGSGRVMHPIETQGEHWYLDWGIEPSPENPRMAQL, encoded by the coding sequence ATGGCGAAGAACTTTCCCCTGAACCCGACCCACCCCGAGCGCATCTGCTGGGGCTGCGACCGCTACTGCCCGGCGCAGTCGCTGGCCTGCGGCAACGGGTCCGGTCGCGTGATGCATCCGATCGAGACGCAGGGCGAGCACTGGTACCTGGACTGGGGCATCGAGCCCTCGCCCGAGAATCCGCGCATGGCGCAGCTCTGA
- the hslV gene encoding ATP-dependent protease subunit HslV — protein MDPSQNPNVFHATTIVSVRRDGRVAVAGDGQVTLGHTVMKANARKVRRLGRDGQVIAGFAGAAADAFTLFELFEAKLEKHGQLTRAAVELAKDWRTERRLGKLEALLAVADRETSLIISGTGDVIEPEDGIIAIGSGGMYALSAARALIAHTQLDARTIATEAINIAGDVCIYTNRNVVVEEL, from the coding sequence ATGGACCCGAGCCAGAACCCCAACGTTTTCCACGCCACCACCATCGTGTCGGTGCGTCGCGACGGCCGGGTCGCGGTCGCCGGCGACGGGCAGGTCACACTCGGCCACACGGTGATGAAAGCCAACGCGCGCAAGGTGCGACGCCTGGGTCGCGACGGCCAGGTGATCGCCGGATTCGCCGGTGCGGCCGCGGACGCCTTCACGCTGTTCGAACTGTTCGAGGCCAAGCTCGAAAAGCACGGCCAGCTCACGCGCGCAGCGGTGGAGCTGGCGAAGGATTGGCGCACCGAACGCCGCCTGGGCAAGCTCGAAGCGCTGCTTGCCGTGGCCGATCGCGAAACCTCGCTGATCATCAGCGGCACCGGCGATGTCATCGAGCCGGAGGACGGCATCATCGCCATCGGTTCCGGCGGCATGTACGCGTTGTCCGCCGCGCGCGCACTGATCGCGCACACGCAGCTCGACGCGCGCACCATCGCCACCGAGGCGATCAACATCGCCGGCGACGTGTGCATCTACACCAACCGCAACGTGGTGGTCGAGGAACTCTGA
- the hslU gene encoding ATP-dependent protease ATPase subunit HslU, which translates to MPIKPDTSHATMTPREIVQELDRHIVGQQSAKRAVAIALRNRWRRMQLPAELRNEVMPKNILMIGPTGVGKTEIARRLATLANAPFVKVEATRFTEVGYVGKDVEQIVRDLADTAVKLYREQAKLRVRTQAEERAEERILDALLPRRQGATTVFGFNAEEAAKDEPSSQANSAEAGETRNKLRKQLRSGTLDDREIEIETAVNVGVDIMAPPGMEEMGQQLRQMFSQVAGAKTHKKTLPIRAARSQLTEEEAGKLVNEEDVREAAIEACEQHGIVFIDEIDKVAKRGENVGGGDVSREGVQRDLLPLVEGSTVSTKYGPVKTDHILFIASGAFHLAKPSDLIPELQGRFPIRVELSALSKDDFVRILTEPKAALTTQYVELLRTEGVGLSFSADAVERLAEIAAQVNERQENIGARRLHTVLERLLDSLSYEAPDRDGQAVAIDRAYVDSHLGELVQDPDLSRYIL; encoded by the coding sequence ATGCCCATCAAGCCTGATACTTCCCACGCCACCATGACGCCGCGCGAGATCGTGCAGGAGCTGGACCGCCACATCGTCGGCCAGCAGTCGGCCAAGCGTGCCGTCGCCATCGCCCTGCGCAACCGCTGGCGCCGCATGCAGTTGCCGGCCGAGCTGCGCAACGAAGTGATGCCCAAGAACATCCTGATGATCGGCCCGACCGGCGTGGGCAAGACCGAGATTGCGCGTCGCCTGGCCACGCTGGCGAACGCACCGTTCGTGAAGGTGGAAGCCACGCGCTTCACCGAGGTCGGCTACGTCGGAAAGGACGTCGAACAGATCGTGCGCGACCTGGCCGACACCGCGGTCAAGCTGTACCGCGAACAGGCCAAGCTGCGTGTGCGCACGCAGGCCGAGGAGCGCGCGGAGGAACGCATCCTGGATGCACTGCTGCCGCGACGCCAGGGCGCGACGACCGTGTTCGGCTTCAACGCCGAGGAAGCGGCGAAGGACGAGCCGTCCTCGCAGGCCAATTCGGCAGAAGCGGGCGAAACCCGCAACAAGCTGCGCAAGCAGCTGCGCAGCGGCACGCTGGACGATCGCGAGATCGAGATCGAAACGGCGGTGAACGTCGGAGTGGACATCATGGCGCCGCCCGGCATGGAAGAGATGGGCCAGCAGCTTCGGCAGATGTTCTCCCAGGTCGCCGGCGCCAAGACGCACAAGAAGACGCTGCCCATCCGCGCAGCGCGCTCGCAGCTCACCGAAGAGGAAGCCGGCAAGCTCGTCAACGAGGAAGACGTGCGCGAAGCCGCCATCGAGGCCTGCGAGCAGCACGGCATCGTCTTCATCGACGAGATCGACAAGGTCGCCAAGCGCGGCGAGAACGTCGGCGGTGGCGATGTGTCGCGCGAAGGCGTGCAGCGCGACCTGCTGCCGCTGGTGGAGGGTTCCACCGTGAGCACCAAGTACGGCCCGGTGAAGACGGACCACATCCTGTTCATCGCCTCGGGCGCGTTCCACCTGGCCAAGCCCAGCGACCTGATCCCCGAACTGCAGGGGCGCTTCCCGATCCGCGTGGAGCTGAGCGCGCTGAGCAAGGACGACTTCGTGCGCATCCTCACCGAACCGAAGGCCGCGCTGACGACGCAGTACGTCGAACTGCTGCGCACCGAAGGCGTCGGTCTATCGTTCAGCGCTGACGCGGTCGAGCGCCTGGCCGAGATCGCCGCGCAGGTGAACGAGCGCCAGGAGAACATCGGCGCGCGCCGCCTGCACACCGTGCTGGAGCGCCTGCTCGACTCGCTCAGCTATGAAGCGCCGGATCGTGATGGGCAGGCGGTCGCGATCGATCGCGCGTACGTCGATTCGCACCTGGGCGAACTGGTGCAGGACCCGGATCTGAGCCGGTACATCCTGTAA
- a CDS encoding OsmC family protein: protein MSDHIASIRWTRDGQPFDYEHYPRDHSVRFERGQQLTGSAAPAYFGSAQGVDPEEMLVAALSSCHMLTLLAVAAKKGWTIDVYEDDAIGTLGKNEDGRMAVTHVTLRPRITFAEKAPDAQELQKLHESAHRNCFIANSVKTEVVVEPR, encoded by the coding sequence ATGTCCGATCACATCGCTTCGATCCGCTGGACGCGCGACGGCCAGCCCTTCGACTACGAACACTACCCGCGCGACCACTCGGTCCGTTTCGAACGCGGGCAGCAGCTGACAGGCTCGGCAGCGCCCGCCTACTTCGGCAGCGCACAGGGCGTGGACCCGGAAGAGATGCTGGTGGCCGCGCTGTCCTCGTGCCACATGCTCACGCTGCTGGCGGTCGCGGCGAAGAAGGGATGGACGATCGATGTCTACGAGGACGACGCCATCGGCACGCTCGGCAAGAACGAGGACGGCCGCATGGCGGTCACGCACGTGACGCTGCGCCCGCGCATCACCTTCGCGGAGAAGGCGCCGGATGCGCAGGAGCTGCAGAAACTGCACGAGTCCGCGCACCGCAACTGCTTCATCGCGAATTCGGTGAAGACGGAAGTCGTGGTGGAACCACGCTGA
- a CDS encoding helix-turn-helix domain-containing protein, which yields MPAAYETRHEARQVLDTHRHGGAYAALVLDGHHVEASADGPVECTPGTLVLHPRWHAHGNRFGRGGARVVNVELDAVLVPDALRVLQVPDLREAAAVIARAPGSLAQLVHACSEASLSAMTGWQVEFLRELEHGDLPLGELARRAGVSLAHASRTFAHSHGMAPQLLRRELRTRRALAMLRGEAALADIATDSGFADQAHLCRTLRRSTGASPGQLRQQIKCVQDARGAVRAQ from the coding sequence ATGCCCGCTGCCTACGAAACCCGCCACGAGGCCCGCCAGGTGCTGGACACGCACCGCCATGGCGGCGCGTACGCCGCGCTGGTGCTGGATGGCCACCACGTCGAAGCCAGCGCCGACGGCCCGGTCGAATGCACGCCCGGCACGCTGGTGCTGCATCCGCGCTGGCACGCGCACGGCAACCGTTTCGGCCGCGGTGGCGCGCGAGTGGTCAACGTGGAACTGGATGCCGTGCTGGTGCCCGACGCGCTGCGTGTGCTGCAGGTGCCCGACCTGCGCGAAGCAGCGGCGGTCATCGCGCGTGCACCGGGCAGCCTGGCGCAACTGGTACATGCGTGCAGCGAAGCGTCGCTTTCAGCAATGACCGGATGGCAGGTGGAATTCCTGCGCGAGCTCGAACACGGCGACCTTCCGCTGGGCGAACTGGCGCGCCGCGCGGGCGTGTCGCTCGCGCATGCTTCGCGGACCTTCGCCCATTCGCACGGCATGGCGCCGCAGCTGCTGCGACGCGAGCTGCGCACACGCCGGGCGCTGGCGATGCTGCGCGGAGAAGCCGCACTGGCCGACATCGCCACCGACAGCGGCTTCGCCGACCAGGCGCACCTGTGCCGCACGCTGCGCCGCTCCACCGGCGCCTCCCCCGGCCAGCTGCGGCAACAGATCAAATGCGTTCAAGACGCCCGGGGGGCGGTGCGGGCCCAATAG
- a CDS encoding DUF5655 domain-containing protein, translating to MPAWTCPACGRVFNRANTKHSCGTGDRAAMLARKPAELVALYEALERVARECGDIEVVHKDRYALFRTTRIFADVVFMKDALRVALQLDRVFDDPMFFKTAQDARGRVQQVAKLRDAADIEAITPYLRAAWRYAHG from the coding sequence ATGCCCGCCTGGACTTGTCCGGCATGCGGCCGCGTGTTCAACCGCGCGAACACGAAGCACAGCTGCGGCACCGGCGATCGCGCCGCGATGCTCGCGCGCAAGCCGGCGGAACTGGTGGCGCTGTACGAAGCCCTGGAGCGCGTCGCGCGCGAGTGCGGCGACATCGAAGTGGTGCACAAGGACCGCTACGCCCTGTTCCGCACCACGCGGATCTTCGCCGACGTGGTGTTCATGAAGGACGCGTTGCGCGTGGCACTGCAGCTGGACCGCGTGTTCGACGACCCGATGTTCTTCAAGACCGCGCAGGACGCCCGCGGCCGCGTGCAGCAGGTGGCGAAGCTGCGCGACGCCGCCGACATCGAGGCCATCACGCCCTACCTGCGCGCCGCCTGGCGCTACGCGCACGGCTGA
- a CDS encoding nucleoside deaminase, with protein MIDTPDYRALLATAVAEARQGLAEGGIPIGAALYRNDGQLLGCGHNRRVQEGDPSVHGETDAFRKAGRQRRYRDTIMVTTLAPCWYCSGLVRQFNIGTVVVGESVNFRGGIDWLRENGVKVIDLQDAECIHMLGDWIGANPDVWNEDIGED; from the coding sequence ATGATCGACACCCCCGACTACCGCGCCCTGCTCGCCACCGCTGTCGCCGAAGCACGACAAGGGCTGGCCGAGGGCGGCATCCCCATCGGCGCGGCGCTGTACCGCAACGACGGCCAGCTGCTCGGCTGCGGCCACAACCGGCGCGTGCAGGAAGGCGATCCGTCCGTGCATGGCGAGACCGATGCCTTCCGCAAGGCCGGTCGCCAACGCCGCTATCGCGACACGATCATGGTCACCACGCTGGCGCCGTGCTGGTACTGCAGCGGGCTGGTCCGGCAGTTCAACATCGGCACCGTGGTGGTGGGCGAATCGGTGAACTTCCGCGGCGGCATCGACTGGCTGCGGGAGAACGGCGTCAAGGTGATCGACCTGCAGGATGCCGAATGCATCCACATGCTCGGCGACTGGATCGGCGCGAATCCCGACGTGTGGAACGAGGACATCGGCGAGGATTGA
- a CDS encoding GNAT family N-acetyltransferase, producing MSAPPNLRWQAFTFRELDIDTLYALLKLRSEVFVVEQQCAYLDPDGKDRHPQTVHLLGTADDGALAAYLRILAPGLSYPQVSFGRVLTAPAYRGRGLGDPMIRAALAQIASRWPGHDVQIGAQAHLQHYYGRHGFVPSSDPYLDDGIPHIDMLRRATTGASA from the coding sequence ATGAGCGCACCGCCCAACCTCCGCTGGCAGGCCTTCACGTTCCGCGAGCTCGACATCGACACGCTGTACGCGCTGCTCAAGCTGCGCTCGGAAGTGTTCGTGGTCGAACAGCAGTGCGCGTACCTGGACCCCGACGGCAAGGACCGGCATCCGCAGACGGTGCACTTGCTGGGCACGGCCGACGACGGCGCGCTCGCGGCGTACCTGCGCATCCTGGCGCCGGGCCTGAGCTATCCGCAGGTGAGTTTCGGCCGCGTGCTCACGGCACCGGCGTACCGTGGGCGTGGCCTGGGCGATCCGATGATCCGTGCGGCGCTGGCGCAGATCGCGTCGCGCTGGCCCGGCCACGACGTGCAGATCGGCGCACAGGCGCACCTGCAGCACTATTACGGCCGGCATGGATTCGTGCCGTCCTCCGACCCCTACCTCGACGACGGCATCCCGCACATCGACATGCTGCGCCGTGCCACCACCGGAGCTTCCGCATGA
- a CDS encoding HlyD family secretion protein, whose translation MNVPAPNDTADAQARARQRRRRWQMAMFVGVALAGVLIVLYAWRLPPFRSAIQSTENAFVRGQVTIIAPQLSGYITQVKVQDFQQVKRGDLLVQIDDRIYRQRLEQAQAQLQSQQAALANAVQDRRSAQAQVAQSEASIRNAQAQAQVTAADLARIEPLATQQLLSQADRDQARAARAQAQAAVAQAQAGREIARQNVQSVEVNQGALEAAVANAQAAIRLAQIDLDNTTIRAPRDGQLGQVAVRVGAFVNPGTQLMALVPERLWVIANMKETQMANVRIGQPASFTVDALGRARLQGRVAEISPATGSEFSVLPADNATGNFVKIAQRIPVKVSIDDGQAPAARLRPGMSVVVRIDTSVEGTAR comes from the coding sequence ATGAACGTCCCTGCTCCGAACGACACCGCCGACGCACAAGCCCGGGCCCGCCAGCGCAGGCGCCGCTGGCAGATGGCGATGTTCGTCGGCGTGGCGCTGGCCGGCGTGCTGATCGTGCTCTACGCGTGGCGCCTGCCGCCGTTCCGCAGCGCGATCCAGAGCACCGAGAACGCGTTCGTGCGCGGCCAGGTGACGATCATCGCGCCGCAGCTTTCCGGCTACATCACCCAGGTGAAGGTGCAGGATTTCCAGCAAGTGAAGCGTGGCGACCTGCTGGTCCAGATCGACGACCGCATCTACCGGCAGCGTCTGGAACAGGCGCAGGCGCAGCTGCAGAGCCAGCAGGCCGCGCTGGCCAATGCCGTACAGGATCGGCGCAGCGCGCAGGCGCAGGTCGCGCAGAGCGAGGCGTCCATCCGCAACGCGCAGGCACAGGCGCAGGTGACCGCGGCCGACCTGGCCCGCATCGAGCCGCTGGCGACACAGCAGTTGCTGTCCCAGGCCGATCGCGACCAGGCGCGGGCCGCACGCGCGCAGGCGCAGGCCGCCGTCGCGCAGGCGCAGGCAGGTCGCGAGATCGCCCGCCAGAACGTGCAGAGCGTGGAGGTGAACCAGGGCGCGCTGGAAGCCGCGGTCGCCAACGCGCAGGCCGCCATCCGGCTGGCGCAGATCGACCTGGACAACACCACCATCCGCGCGCCGCGCGACGGCCAGCTGGGCCAGGTCGCGGTGCGGGTCGGCGCCTTCGTCAACCCCGGCACGCAGCTGATGGCGCTCGTGCCCGAGCGCCTGTGGGTGATCGCCAACATGAAAGAAACGCAGATGGCGAACGTGCGCATCGGTCAGCCGGCCAGCTTCACCGTCGACGCGCTCGGCCGTGCGCGACTGCAGGGACGCGTGGCGGAGATCTCCCCCGCCACCGGCTCGGAGTTCAGCGTGCTGCCCGCCGACAACGCCACCGGCAACTTCGTGAAGATCGCCCAGCGCATTCCGGTGAAGGTGTCGATCGACGACGGCCAGGCGCCGGCGGCGCGACTGCGCCCGGGCATGTCGGTGGTGGTTCGCATCGACACCAGCGTCGAAGGCACCGCCCGCTGA
- a CDS encoding MFS transporter — protein MSRYAPREWQPHERPSLPGSPSTPLHSPRRRAAFAVVGFIVAITGGLGNALVTANLVNLQGELGVTTAEAAWLPAAYVMTNVSANLVLVKFRQQFGLRLFTEVFLLLYALVTFAHLFVHGLGSAIAVRAAHGIAGAALSTLGLYYMMQAFPAAHRLRGLVVGIGVAQLALPLARIFSAELLEFGEWRGLYQFEMGLALLSLGCVLMLRLPPSDRMKGFEKRDFLTLSLFAPGMALLCAVLSLGRIDWWFDAPWIGWALCGAIVLLTAAMAVEHFRENPLINTRWLASGTMVRLVVAVMLIRIALSEQSTGAVGFMQALGLTNDQMHRMFMAVLLGCVAGIGASALTIRPNRMIIPSTIALACIAIGALLDSRSTSLTRPDDMLLSQFLIGFGSTYFLGPSMVAGMGTVIGQPRNLITFVVLFGMAQNLGGLLGTAVLGTFQTVREKFHSSQLVENLTLQDPLVAARVAAGASAYSPAIADPALRNAQGVRALGAAASREANVLAYNDVFMAIAAIALLTMVWMLIHRVQLLRRDRLAAAVATTPTVSPAP, from the coding sequence ATGAGCCGTTACGCGCCGCGCGAATGGCAGCCGCACGAGCGGCCCAGCCTGCCGGGGTCGCCCTCGACACCGCTGCATTCGCCCCGTCGCCGCGCCGCGTTCGCCGTGGTCGGTTTCATCGTCGCCATCACCGGCGGCCTGGGCAACGCTTTGGTCACGGCCAACCTGGTCAATCTGCAGGGCGAACTCGGCGTGACCACGGCCGAGGCGGCATGGTTGCCGGCCGCCTACGTGATGACCAACGTGTCGGCCAACCTGGTGCTGGTGAAATTCCGCCAGCAGTTCGGCCTGCGTCTGTTCACCGAGGTCTTCCTGCTGCTGTACGCGCTGGTGACCTTCGCGCACCTGTTCGTGCACGGGCTGGGTTCGGCCATCGCGGTGCGCGCGGCGCATGGCATCGCCGGCGCGGCGCTCAGCACCTTGGGCCTGTATTACATGATGCAGGCCTTCCCCGCCGCGCACCGGCTACGTGGGCTGGTGGTGGGCATCGGCGTGGCGCAGCTGGCGCTGCCGCTGGCGCGGATCTTCTCGGCCGAACTGCTGGAGTTCGGGGAATGGCGCGGGCTGTACCAGTTCGAAATGGGCCTGGCGCTGCTTTCGCTGGGCTGCGTGCTGATGCTGCGCCTGCCACCCAGCGACCGCATGAAGGGGTTCGAGAAACGCGATTTCCTGACGCTGTCCCTGTTCGCACCCGGCATGGCACTGCTGTGCGCGGTGCTGTCGCTGGGGCGTATCGACTGGTGGTTCGACGCGCCCTGGATCGGCTGGGCGCTGTGCGGCGCGATCGTGCTGCTGACCGCCGCCATGGCCGTGGAGCATTTCCGCGAGAACCCGCTGATCAACACACGCTGGCTGGCCAGCGGCACGATGGTGCGCCTGGTGGTGGCGGTGATGCTCATCCGCATCGCACTGTCGGAACAGAGCACCGGCGCGGTGGGGTTCATGCAGGCGCTGGGCCTGACCAACGACCAGATGCACCGCATGTTCATGGCGGTGCTGCTGGGTTGCGTGGCGGGCATCGGCGCAAGTGCGCTGACGATCCGTCCCAACCGCATGATCATCCCGTCCACCATCGCGCTGGCCTGCATCGCGATCGGCGCGCTGCTGGATTCGCGCTCCACCAGCCTCACCCGCCCGGACGACATGCTGCTGAGCCAGTTCCTGATCGGTTTCGGCAGTACCTACTTCCTGGGCCCGTCGATGGTCGCGGGCATGGGCACCGTGATCGGCCAGCCGCGCAACCTCATCACCTTCGTCGTGCTGTTCGGCATGGCGCAGAACCTGGGCGGCCTGCTGGGAACGGCCGTGCTGGGTACGTTCCAGACCGTGCGCGAGAAGTTCCACTCCAGCCAGCTGGTCGAGAACCTGACGCTGCAGGACCCGCTGGTCGCCGCGCGCGTGGCGGCGGGTGCATCGGCCTACTCGCCGGCCATCGCCGATCCCGCGCTGCGCAACGCCCAGGGCGTGCGCGCGTTGGGCGCGGCGGCTTCACGCGAAGCCAACGTGCTGGCCTACAACGATGTCTTCATGGCGATCGCCGCGATCGCGCTTCTGACCATGGTGTGGATGCTGATCCACCGTGTGCAGCTGCTGCGTCGCGACCGCCTCGCCGCCGCGGTCGCCACCACTCCCACTGTCTCGCCTGCCCCATGA
- the ubiE gene encoding bifunctional demethylmenaquinone methyltransferase/2-methoxy-6-polyprenyl-1,4-benzoquinol methylase UbiE, with product MNDSSQRPDARSGTTHFGFRDVPTSEKQKLVAEVFSSVAGKYDLMNDLMSMGIHRVWKRYFVGTCQVKRGDRVLDLAGGTGDIALLLRDRVGDAGSIVLGDINGAMLRVGRDRMTDMGKVGGFEYVQMNAEKLPFPDGTFNLVTIAFGLRNVTDKDAALREMNRVLKVGGQARVLEFSEVKADWFKPIYDFHSFKVLPRLGKLFANDADSYQYLAESIRKHPPQDELKSMMQSAGFARCDYRNLSAGIVAIHTGYKV from the coding sequence ATGAACGACTCCAGCCAGCGCCCAGACGCCAGATCCGGCACCACCCATTTCGGGTTCCGCGACGTACCCACGTCGGAGAAGCAGAAGCTCGTTGCGGAGGTCTTCTCGTCGGTCGCCGGCAAGTACGACCTGATGAACGACCTGATGTCGATGGGCATCCACCGCGTGTGGAAGCGCTACTTCGTCGGCACCTGCCAGGTGAAGCGCGGCGACCGCGTGCTCGACCTGGCCGGCGGTACCGGCGACATCGCGCTGCTGCTGCGCGACCGCGTGGGCGATGCGGGCAGCATCGTGCTGGGCGACATCAACGGCGCGATGCTGCGCGTCGGCCGCGATCGCATGACCGACATGGGCAAGGTCGGCGGCTTCGAGTACGTGCAGATGAACGCCGAGAAGCTGCCGTTCCCGGACGGCACCTTCAATCTGGTCACCATCGCCTTCGGCCTGCGCAACGTCACCGACAAGGACGCCGCGCTGCGCGAGATGAACCGCGTGCTGAAAGTGGGCGGCCAGGCGCGCGTGCTGGAGTTCTCCGAAGTGAAGGCCGACTGGTTCAAGCCGATCTACGACTTCCATTCGTTCAAGGTGCTGCCGCGCCTGGGCAAGCTGTTCGCGAACGACGCCGACAGCTACCAGTACCTCGCCGAGAGCATCCGCAAGCATCCGCCGCAGGACGAGCTGAAGTCGATGATGCAGTCCGCCGGCTTCGCGCGCTGCGACTACCGCAACCTGTCGGCGGGCATCGTCGCGATCCACACTGGCTACAAGGTCTGA
- a CDS encoding FkbM family methyltransferase produces MPVSHKRIVVGDRSCLIATDGEYGRHLGERFEPSTSALLAALCDPSSHVLDIGANIGVTALLFSSLTPEGTVNAVEPVPAAFKLLDENVTTAAARNVTLHNFALGSESGSVHMQGARDNLSGSFVADKHSIDDEGHFDTEVALHRLDDVVSRFGAERIDLVKMDVEGYELEVLEGARAMLQAHRPVVVLEMNYVALNLWRKMPLPEFRDRLLEIFPYVYATQDGQWLDFRDSKQGHHIMFSHLTSWAYMDIVAGFDDEDLRRRLQRTGPARQRFDQAASELLAAAAHRDLVEEQERRIAQLSAALEAADRRVDELEVISASARKMVSDMEGSRSWRLTAPLRAFRRSLRRD; encoded by the coding sequence ATGCCAGTTTCCCACAAGCGCATCGTCGTCGGAGACCGTTCGTGCCTGATTGCAACGGACGGCGAATACGGGCGGCACCTGGGCGAACGGTTCGAGCCATCGACTTCGGCACTGCTTGCGGCGTTGTGCGACCCGTCGTCTCACGTGCTGGATATCGGCGCGAACATCGGTGTCACGGCACTACTCTTCAGCTCGCTGACACCCGAAGGAACGGTCAACGCCGTCGAGCCAGTTCCTGCCGCCTTCAAACTATTGGATGAGAACGTGACGACTGCCGCTGCGCGCAATGTCACGCTCCACAACTTCGCGCTCGGCTCCGAAAGTGGATCGGTGCACATGCAGGGCGCGCGGGACAACCTGTCCGGATCATTTGTGGCCGACAAGCATTCCATCGACGACGAGGGCCACTTCGACACCGAGGTCGCGCTGCATCGACTGGACGATGTCGTGAGCCGCTTCGGGGCGGAACGAATCGATCTGGTCAAGATGGATGTGGAGGGGTACGAGCTTGAGGTGCTGGAAGGCGCCCGGGCCATGCTGCAGGCGCATCGGCCTGTCGTGGTGCTGGAGATGAACTATGTCGCCCTCAACCTCTGGCGGAAGATGCCCCTGCCGGAGTTCCGCGACCGTTTACTGGAGATATTTCCGTACGTGTATGCCACCCAGGACGGCCAGTGGCTGGACTTCCGCGATAGCAAGCAGGGTCACCACATCATGTTCAGCCACCTGACCTCATGGGCGTACATGGATATCGTGGCCGGCTTTGACGACGAAGACCTGCGTCGACGCCTGCAGCGAACGGGGCCGGCAAGGCAACGGTTCGATCAAGCCGCGTCCGAATTGCTTGCGGCAGCGGCACATCGGGACCTGGTCGAGGAGCAGGAACGCAGGATCGCGCAGCTTTCCGCAGCGCTGGAAGCCGCGGACCGTCGTGTCGATGAATTGGAGGTCATCTCCGCTTCGGCCCGGAAGATGGTGAGCGACATGGAGGGTTCCCGGAGCTGGCGCCTTACCGCGCCATTGCGGGCTTTCAGGCGTAGCCTCCGCCGCGACTGA